The following proteins are co-located in the Cyprinus carpio isolate SPL01 chromosome B19, ASM1834038v1, whole genome shotgun sequence genome:
- the LOC122140804 gene encoding uncharacterized protein LOC122140804 — protein sequence MEKIMLFCVFSYRIIQISSSEHDVTLLRFRLTESISLNCNMTDKFRMAWYHQNPDSGRLTLLLSAKIWSSLHTEYSQNSRMRVYGDRMSISLNIIGLMESDSGLYYCGTGHTFNSVMYFDKPIRLVMEEKLTDREDKVHSITDLSEDDEIRDASEHNVTLLRFQLNETLTLNCNMTDKAEMTWYHQNPESGRLTMLIFAIWPLRLSVSGIWQARFQPIHNAHSPLSTNQSHLPRIKDPIKAL from the exons ATGGAGAAGATCatgctcttttgtgttttttcatacaGGATTATTCAGATCAGCTCCAGCG AACATGATGTGACTCTGTTAAGATTCCGGCTGACCGAAAGCATCAGTCTGAACTGCAACATGACAGACAAATTCAGAATGGCCTGGTATCACCAGAATCCTGATTCTGGACGACTAACACTGCTGCTGTCTGCCAAGATCTGGTCATCACTGCACACTGAATACTCTCAAAACAGTCGCATGAGAGTTTATGGGGATAGGATGAGCATCTCACTAAATATTATTGGACTAATGGAGTCAGATTCAGGTCTTTATTACTGTGGAACAGGACATACATTTAATTCAGTCATGTACTTTGACAAACCCATCAGACTAGTGATGGAGG AGAAGTTGACAGACAGAGAAGACAAAGTTCATTCCATCACAGATCTGTCAGAGGATGATGAGATCAGAG ATGCTTCAGAACATAATGTGACTCTGTTAAGATTCCAGCTAAATGAAACCCTCACTCTGAACTGCAACATGACCGACAAAGCTGAAATGACCTGGTATCACCAGAATCCTGAATCTGGACGACTTACAATGCTGATATTTGCCATATGGCCATTACGGCTCTCTGTGTCAGGGATCTGGCAAGCCCGGTTTCAACCAATCCACAACGCTCACAGTCCCCTGAGTACTAACCAGTCACACCTGCCCCGCATCAAGGATCCAATCAaggcactataa
- the LOC109077414 gene encoding uncharacterized protein LOC109077414 isoform X3, with amino-acid sequence MTLLRFRLNETIILNCSMTHTYEIAWYHQNPESGRLTLLIFAMGRIKKLNSLRVNTRATVKADIWSNTVSLIITGLMESDSGLYFCGTRSATSEMHFEKPIRLQLEDKLTDREDEAHSDVEITDWLTLMERVLMFGGVGLAVLVFFLVIIIAGRKIYCHGWRKGWIAAEHVVLNVQKSPK; translated from the exons ATGACTCTGTTAAGATTCCGGCTGAATGAAACCATCATTCTGAACTGCAGCATGACCCACACATACGAAATAGCCTGGTATCACCAGAATCCTGAATCTGGACGACTAACACTGCTGATATTTGCTATGGGCAggataaaaaagctaaattcaTTGCGTGTAAACACTCGTGCAACAGTTAAAGCAGATATATGGAGCAACACAGTCTCGCTTATTATTACTGGACTAATGGAGTCAGATTCAGGtctttatttctgtggaacaAGATCAGCGACTTCAGAAATGCACTTTGAGAAACCCATCAGACTACAGCTTGAGG acaagctgacagacagagaggacGAAGCTCATTCTGATGTTGAGATCACAG acTGGCTGACGCTGATGGAGCGTGTGCTGATGTTCGGTGGTGTTGGTTTGGCTGTGCTGGTGTTTTTTCTGGTTATAATCATTGCAGGAAGAAAAATTTACTGTCATGGTTGGCGGAAAGGATGGATCGCCGCCGAACATGTTGTTCTGAATGTTCAAAAATCACCTAAATGA